In a single window of the Micromonospora sp. WMMD1155 genome:
- a CDS encoding futalosine hydrolase, with translation MTGLLVVTAVPAEADAVRAGLADHSVTVAPVGVGPAVAGAATARLLALAEAAGRPYSAVVSAGVAGGFTGRAEVGDTVLGTVSIAADLGAESPDGFIPVDELGMPPAMLGVGGVVPADQALLAALRAALPAATTGPVLTVSTVTGSAAGTRELRRRHPEAVAEAMEGYGVAVAAAQAGVPFAELRTISNPIGPRDRDAWRLHEALAALTVAARAALSRGRSAVALPAAQP, from the coding sequence GTGACCGGCCTGCTGGTGGTGACGGCGGTCCCCGCCGAAGCGGACGCGGTCCGCGCCGGCCTGGCCGACCACTCCGTGACCGTCGCGCCGGTCGGCGTGGGCCCCGCCGTCGCCGGTGCCGCCACCGCCCGACTGCTGGCGCTGGCCGAGGCCGCCGGCCGCCCGTACAGTGCGGTGGTCAGCGCCGGCGTGGCCGGCGGCTTCACCGGGCGCGCCGAGGTCGGCGACACCGTGCTCGGCACCGTCAGCATCGCCGCCGACCTGGGCGCCGAGTCACCGGACGGCTTCATCCCCGTCGACGAGTTGGGCATGCCGCCGGCGATGCTGGGCGTCGGCGGCGTGGTGCCGGCCGACCAGGCCCTGCTGGCGGCACTGCGGGCCGCACTCCCGGCGGCTACGACCGGGCCGGTGCTCACCGTCAGCACGGTCACCGGCAGCGCAGCCGGCACGCGGGAGCTGCGCCGCAGGCACCCGGAGGCGGTCGCCGAGGCCATGGAGGGGTACGGGGTGGCCGTCGCCGCCGCCCAGGCCGGGGTGCCCTTCGCCGAGCTACGCACCATCTCCAACCCGATCGGCCCGCGCGACCGTGACGCCTGGCGACTGCACGAAGCCCTCGCCGCCCTGACCGTCGCTGCGCGCGCTGCGCTGAGCAGGGGCCGCTCAGCCGTAGCTCTGCCGGCGGCTCAGCCGTAG
- a CDS encoding DUF2530 domain-containing protein → MPNEQPPRPAPLDPPMVPFAVAGLVAWAVAGLVLLIFFRGWLTDHGHQNWLWTCLAGFLWGFPGLAVMMRHDANRRRRRAS, encoded by the coding sequence ATGCCGAACGAGCAACCACCGCGGCCCGCACCGCTGGACCCACCGATGGTGCCGTTCGCAGTCGCCGGGTTGGTCGCGTGGGCGGTGGCCGGGCTGGTCCTGCTGATCTTCTTCCGGGGTTGGCTGACCGACCACGGTCACCAGAACTGGCTCTGGACCTGCCTCGCCGGTTTCCTGTGGGGCTTCCCGGGGCTCGCCGTGATGATGCGGCACGACGCCAACCGACGCCGCCGCCGCGCGAGCTGA
- a CDS encoding DUF3027 domain-containing protein: protein MGNNGRVTRPASTRAARLDQVCAAAVEVARAGITEVGADDVGDHLQVVAEGDRLVTHYFECRLAGYRGWRWAVTVTRVSRSKTVTICETVLLPGPDALLAPGWLPWQERLKPGDLGPGDLLPTPPDDDRLVPGYLLSDDPAVEETAWELGLGRARVFSREGRMEAAQRWYDGDHGPDAPISTAAPAAARCGSCGFYLPLAGAMRQAFGACGNFFAPDDGRVVSADHGCGAHSETLIEAAETAVEELPTVYDDSAVEAMSVSRAPGSVEAAEPAEPYGHS from the coding sequence ATGGGGAACAATGGTCGGGTGACCAGGCCCGCCTCCACCCGTGCCGCCCGTCTCGACCAGGTCTGCGCCGCCGCCGTCGAGGTGGCCCGTGCCGGCATCACCGAGGTCGGCGCCGACGATGTCGGCGACCACCTGCAGGTCGTGGCCGAAGGTGACCGTCTGGTCACCCACTACTTCGAATGCCGTCTCGCCGGTTACCGGGGTTGGCGCTGGGCGGTCACCGTCACCCGGGTGTCGCGCAGCAAGACGGTGACCATCTGCGAGACGGTGTTGCTGCCCGGGCCCGACGCGCTCCTCGCGCCCGGCTGGCTGCCCTGGCAGGAGCGGCTCAAGCCGGGCGATCTGGGTCCGGGTGACCTGCTCCCGACTCCGCCGGACGACGACCGGTTGGTCCCCGGCTACCTGCTCTCCGACGACCCGGCGGTCGAGGAGACCGCGTGGGAGTTGGGCCTCGGGCGGGCGCGCGTGTTCTCCCGCGAGGGCCGCATGGAGGCGGCGCAGCGCTGGTACGACGGCGACCACGGCCCCGACGCGCCGATCTCCACCGCCGCGCCGGCCGCCGCCCGCTGCGGCAGCTGCGGTTTCTACCTGCCGCTGGCCGGTGCGATGCGGCAGGCGTTCGGGGCGTGCGGCAACTTCTTCGCCCCGGACGACGGTCGGGTGGTGAGCGCCGACCACGGCTGCGGTGCGCACTCCGAGACGCTCATCGAGGCGGCCGAGACCGCTGTCGAAGAGCTACCCACGGTGTACGACGACAGCGCGGTGGAGGCCATGTCGGTCAGTCGCGCCCCGGGCTCGGTGGAGGCCGCCGAGCCGGCGGAGCCGTACGGGCACTCCTGA
- a CDS encoding HAD hydrolase-like protein translates to MPALTVGFDLDMTLVDSRPGIAAAYRALTAKTGVPIDAELAVSRLGPPLRTEIAHWFPPEQVESAVLVYRELYPAYAITPTLLLPGARESIDAIRARGGRVLVVTSKIGRLARLHLDHLGLEVDELAGDLFAEQKAIALREHGATHYVGDHVADMVAAAAAGVPGIGVASGPCSRDELRSAGAELVLDRLTEFPAALDGMIQLALEQ, encoded by the coding sequence ATGCCCGCACTGACCGTCGGATTCGATCTCGACATGACCCTGGTCGACTCCCGCCCCGGCATCGCTGCGGCGTACCGCGCGCTGACCGCGAAGACCGGCGTGCCGATCGACGCCGAGCTGGCGGTGTCCCGCCTCGGGCCGCCGCTGCGTACCGAGATCGCGCACTGGTTCCCACCGGAGCAGGTCGAGTCGGCCGTGCTCGTGTACCGCGAGCTGTATCCGGCGTACGCGATCACCCCGACGCTCCTGCTGCCCGGCGCGCGGGAGTCCATCGACGCGATCCGTGCGCGGGGTGGGCGGGTGCTGGTCGTCACGTCCAAGATCGGCCGGCTGGCCCGGTTGCACCTGGACCACCTCGGTCTCGAGGTCGACGAGTTGGCCGGCGACCTGTTCGCCGAGCAGAAGGCGATCGCCCTCCGCGAGCACGGCGCCACCCACTACGTCGGTGACCATGTCGCGGACATGGTGGCGGCGGCAGCGGCCGGGGTGCCCGGGATCGGGGTCGCGAGCGGTCCGTGCTCGCGGGATGAGCTGCGCTCGGCCGGGGCGGAACTGGTGCTGGATCGGCTCACCGAATTCCCAGCGGCACTCGACGGCATGATCCAGCTAGCCTTGGAGCAGTAG
- a CDS encoding cold shock domain-containing protein produces MPTGRVKWYDTAKGYGFVTSDEGGDVFLPKGALPAGVTDLKGGQRVDFSVVDSRRGAQAMGVKLLDAPPSMAELRRRPAEELHGLVEDMIKVLEAKVQPDLRRGRYPDKKTAQKIAQLVHAVARELEV; encoded by the coding sequence GTGCCTACGGGTCGAGTGAAGTGGTACGACACGGCCAAGGGATACGGCTTCGTCACGAGTGACGAGGGCGGGGACGTGTTCCTGCCCAAGGGGGCGTTGCCGGCGGGTGTCACCGACCTCAAGGGTGGCCAACGGGTCGACTTCAGCGTGGTGGACAGCCGTCGGGGCGCGCAGGCCATGGGAGTCAAGCTGCTGGACGCGCCGCCGTCGATGGCGGAGTTGCGCCGTCGACCGGCCGAGGAGTTGCACGGCCTGGTCGAAGACATGATCAAGGTGCTGGAGGCCAAGGTCCAGCCCGACCTGCGCCGGGGCCGGTACCCGGACAAGAAGACCGCGCAGAAGATCGCTCAGCTGGTCCACGCGGTGGCGCGCGAGCTGGAGGTCTGA
- a CDS encoding helicase-associated domain-containing protein: MTTSLADHLRSLPDDSLAALLQLRPDLVVPVPADVSALAIRAQSRVSVARALDGLDQFTLQILDAARLTRSPDDGTTATDAVLAMATSGPHPPAPTAVRAAVGRLRALFLLYGPEHALEVVPAVDEVAPYPAGLGRPAAELDPRTAALCADPAKLRRTLLAAPPSARAVLDRLAAGPPVGSVPPGALQAPPIGAQDPVLSDPTNGGAPAGSPVRWLVDNRLLVPVTTGSSTAGGTVELPREVGLLLRRDSGPLGPLRTSPPAVAGAPREPKAVDSAGAGQTMEVVRNTEGLLEQLADEPAPVLRSGGIGVRDLRRLARTGALDEPTTALLLEVAYAAGLLGELEMPGAATGRYGADQQVLPTGGYEVWRAASLAQRWEQLARAWLTMTRQVGLVGRRDDRDRPITALSSEAERASVPGVRRAVLGVLADLEPATAPTSDEVQALLDWRAPRRSRGRDAAHREVLAEAAQLGVTGLGALTSYGRLLLGDLTSTDERGGEDPLGVHADVESGDPSSAARALDALLPAPVDHFLVQADLTVVVPGPPEPALAAELDAMTELESAGGASVHRVTTASVRRALDSGYTADDLHDVFRRRSRTPVPQGLTYLVDDVARKHGGLRVGLAGAYLRSDDEALLSEVLADRRLESLALRRLAPTVLCTQYQVGRLLSALRDAGYAPVQEDGSGSTVLARPRIRRAPARVSVTTRTLDPLATPKLPMPRLLGVVEHIRRGEAAARAARRAPAVVRGGAAGLGGGPVPAHTHSEALAVLQQAVRDKALVWVGYVDAHGATASRLVKPVSIGAGYLRAEDERTEMLHTFALHRITAAVLAD, encoded by the coding sequence ATGACCACCTCACTCGCCGACCACCTGCGGTCGCTGCCCGACGATTCCCTGGCCGCCCTGCTCCAGCTGCGGCCCGATCTCGTCGTGCCCGTGCCGGCCGACGTCTCCGCCCTGGCCATCCGGGCCCAGTCCCGCGTCTCGGTGGCACGTGCGCTGGACGGGCTGGACCAGTTCACCCTTCAGATCCTCGACGCCGCCCGCCTCACCCGGAGCCCGGACGACGGCACCACGGCCACCGACGCCGTCCTGGCCATGGCGACCTCCGGGCCGCACCCGCCGGCTCCGACGGCCGTCCGGGCCGCCGTGGGGCGGTTGCGTGCGCTTTTTCTGCTGTACGGCCCGGAGCACGCGCTGGAGGTGGTGCCCGCCGTCGACGAAGTCGCCCCGTACCCCGCTGGGCTCGGCCGACCGGCCGCGGAGCTGGACCCGCGCACGGCCGCGCTCTGCGCGGACCCGGCGAAACTGCGCCGGACGCTGCTCGCCGCCCCGCCCTCGGCCCGGGCGGTCCTGGACCGCCTGGCTGCCGGCCCTCCGGTGGGCAGTGTGCCCCCGGGGGCGTTGCAGGCGCCCCCGATCGGTGCGCAGGACCCGGTGCTCTCCGACCCGACGAACGGTGGCGCCCCAGCAGGCTCCCCGGTGCGGTGGCTCGTGGACAACCGGCTGCTGGTCCCCGTGACGACCGGCTCGTCGACGGCCGGCGGCACGGTGGAGTTGCCCCGCGAGGTCGGCCTGCTGCTGCGCCGCGACAGTGGCCCCCTCGGGCCCCTGCGGACCAGCCCACCGGCGGTCGCCGGGGCGCCGCGTGAACCGAAGGCCGTCGACTCGGCCGGGGCCGGGCAGACGATGGAGGTAGTCCGGAACACCGAAGGGCTGCTGGAGCAGCTCGCCGACGAACCCGCGCCGGTGCTGCGCTCGGGCGGCATCGGCGTACGGGACCTGCGGCGGTTGGCGCGTACCGGCGCGCTGGACGAACCGACGACGGCGCTGCTGCTGGAGGTGGCGTATGCGGCGGGGCTCCTCGGCGAGTTGGAGATGCCGGGCGCGGCGACCGGCCGGTACGGGGCCGATCAGCAGGTGCTGCCGACCGGCGGGTACGAGGTGTGGCGGGCCGCCTCACTGGCCCAACGCTGGGAGCAGTTGGCCCGAGCCTGGTTGACGATGACGCGGCAGGTGGGGCTGGTCGGCCGCCGGGACGACCGGGACCGGCCGATCACCGCGCTCTCCTCCGAGGCCGAACGGGCCAGTGTCCCCGGCGTCCGGCGAGCCGTGCTCGGCGTGCTCGCCGATCTGGAGCCGGCGACCGCCCCCACCTCCGACGAGGTGCAGGCGCTGCTCGACTGGCGGGCACCCCGACGCAGCCGGGGTCGGGACGCCGCCCACCGGGAGGTGCTGGCCGAGGCCGCGCAGCTGGGCGTCACGGGGCTGGGGGCACTCACCTCCTACGGTCGGCTGCTGCTGGGTGACCTGACGTCGACCGACGAGCGGGGCGGCGAGGACCCGCTGGGTGTGCACGCGGACGTCGAGAGCGGTGACCCGTCCAGTGCCGCCCGGGCATTGGACGCGCTGCTGCCCGCACCGGTCGACCACTTCCTGGTGCAGGCCGACCTGACCGTGGTGGTGCCCGGCCCACCCGAACCGGCGCTCGCCGCCGAGTTGGATGCGATGACCGAACTCGAATCCGCCGGCGGGGCCAGCGTGCACCGGGTGACCACGGCGAGCGTGCGACGCGCGCTGGATTCCGGCTACACGGCCGACGACCTGCACGACGTGTTCCGACGGCGGTCCCGCACCCCGGTTCCGCAGGGTCTCACCTACCTGGTCGACGACGTGGCCCGTAAGCACGGCGGGCTGCGGGTGGGCCTGGCCGGGGCGTACCTGCGCAGCGACGACGAGGCGCTGCTCAGTGAGGTGTTGGCGGACCGCAGGTTGGAGTCGTTGGCGCTGCGTCGGCTCGCGCCGACGGTCCTGTGCACGCAGTACCAGGTGGGTCGGCTGTTGAGTGCGCTGCGCGACGCCGGGTACGCCCCGGTGCAGGAGGACGGCAGCGGCAGCACCGTGCTGGCCCGGCCGCGGATCCGACGGGCTCCGGCTCGGGTGTCGGTGACCACTCGGACACTCGACCCGTTGGCCACCCCGAAGCTGCCGATGCCCCGGCTGCTCGGTGTGGTGGAGCACATCCGACGGGGTGAGGCGGCGGCGCGGGCGGCCCGACGGGCACCGGCGGTGGTGCGTGGTGGTGCGGCGGGGCTGGGCGGCGGCCCGGTGCCTGCGCACACGCACAGCGAGGCCCTGGCGGTGCTCCAGCAGGCGGTACGGGACAAGGCGCTGGTCTGGGTCGGTTATGTCGACGCACACGGGGCGACCGCGTCCCGCCTGGTCAAACCGGTTTCGATCGGTGCCGGCTACCTGCGCGCCGAGGACGAACGAACCGAGATGCTGCACACGTTCGCGCTGCACCGGATCACCGCGGCGGTGCTGGCGGACTGA
- a CDS encoding 1,4-dihydroxy-6-naphthoate synthase: MALSLAISPCPNDTFVFHALVHGRVPGAPPVEVTYADVDVTNTAAERGAFDLVKVSFAALPWLLDDYHLLPCGGALGRGCGPLVLTRGDRTDLTGATVAVPGDRTTAYLLFRLWSAGQPPARIEVVPFHEIMPGVAAGRYDAGLVIHEARFTYHRHGLSALVDLGEWWEADTGLPIPLGAILARRGAVDPEAAAGWIRESVRQAWADPAASREYVLAHAQEMELDVVDRHIGLYVNEFTADLGEAGFAAVAALLDRAATAGLVPQTSSSRATAWTS; the protein is encoded by the coding sequence GTGGCGCTCTCCCTGGCGATCTCGCCCTGCCCCAACGACACGTTCGTCTTCCACGCGCTGGTGCACGGTCGGGTCCCCGGTGCACCGCCGGTCGAGGTGACGTACGCGGACGTGGACGTGACCAACACGGCGGCCGAGCGGGGCGCCTTCGACCTGGTCAAGGTGAGCTTCGCGGCGCTGCCCTGGCTGCTCGACGACTACCACCTGCTGCCCTGCGGTGGCGCGCTCGGCCGGGGCTGTGGCCCGCTGGTGCTCACCAGGGGCGACCGCACCGACCTGACCGGCGCCACGGTCGCGGTGCCGGGCGATCGGACCACCGCGTACCTGCTGTTCCGGCTCTGGTCGGCCGGGCAGCCGCCGGCCCGGATCGAGGTGGTCCCGTTCCACGAGATCATGCCGGGCGTCGCGGCCGGCCGCTACGACGCCGGGTTGGTCATCCACGAGGCCCGGTTCACCTACCACCGGCACGGTCTGAGCGCGCTCGTCGACCTCGGCGAGTGGTGGGAGGCCGACACCGGCCTGCCCATTCCACTCGGTGCGATCCTGGCCCGACGCGGCGCCGTCGATCCGGAGGCCGCGGCAGGCTGGATCCGCGAGTCCGTCCGGCAGGCGTGGGCAGACCCGGCCGCCAGCCGGGAGTACGTGTTGGCGCACGCCCAGGAGATGGAACTCGACGTGGTGGACCGGCACATCGGCCTCTACGTCAACGAGTTCACCGCGGACCTGGGAGAGGCCGGTTTCGCCGCGGTGGCGGCACTGCTCGACCGGGCCGCCACCGCCGGCCTGGTGCCTCAGACCTCCAGCTCGCGCGCCACCGCGTGGACCAGCTGA
- a CDS encoding NCS2 family permease gives MAVAPPENGTPPNPAQPRNGFDRFFEISARGSTMSREVRGGLATFFTMAYIVVLNPLILGGAVDGDGKTLPIPALAAATALVAGLMTILMGVVGRFPLALAAGLGVNALVAYEIAPEMTWADAMGLVVIEGVIIAVLVLTGLRTAVFRAVPTQMKTAIGVGIGLFLTIIGLVDAGFVRRIPDEANTTVPVGLGIGGKLVSWPMLVFVVGLLITLVLVVRRVRGAILIGILASTVLAVIVEAIGDIGPSFVNGRPNPKGWSLNVPELPKTVVDLPDLSLLGKFNVLDSWGRAGWLVVLMFVFTLLITDFFDTMGTMVAVGQEGGLLDEKGTPPRAEEILLVDSIAAAAGGAASTSSNTSYIESAAGVAEGARTGVANLVTGVLFLLAMFLAPLVVIVPFEAASTALVVVGFLMMTAVRTIDWSDYEIAIPAFLTIVLMPFTYSISNGIGAGLITFVVVKLAKGKAREIHPLLYGVAALFVLYFLRGPIESLVL, from the coding sequence ATGGCAGTAGCGCCGCCCGAGAACGGCACACCTCCCAACCCCGCTCAACCGCGTAACGGCTTCGACCGGTTCTTCGAAATCTCCGCCCGTGGCTCGACGATGAGCCGTGAGGTACGCGGTGGCCTGGCGACCTTCTTCACGATGGCGTACATCGTGGTGCTCAACCCGTTGATCCTGGGTGGTGCCGTCGACGGTGACGGCAAGACCCTCCCGATTCCCGCGCTGGCTGCCGCGACCGCGCTGGTCGCCGGCCTGATGACCATCCTGATGGGTGTCGTCGGCCGGTTCCCGTTGGCGCTCGCCGCCGGTCTGGGCGTCAACGCGCTGGTGGCGTACGAGATCGCCCCCGAGATGACCTGGGCCGACGCGATGGGCCTGGTGGTGATCGAGGGTGTGATCATCGCGGTGCTGGTGTTGACCGGTCTGCGGACCGCTGTGTTCCGTGCGGTGCCGACCCAGATGAAGACCGCGATCGGCGTCGGCATCGGTCTGTTCCTGACCATCATCGGCCTGGTGGACGCCGGTTTCGTCAGGCGGATCCCGGACGAGGCCAACACCACGGTCCCGGTCGGCCTGGGCATCGGCGGCAAGCTGGTGAGCTGGCCGATGCTGGTCTTCGTGGTGGGTCTGCTGATCACCCTGGTGCTGGTGGTCCGCCGGGTGCGGGGGGCGATCCTGATCGGCATCCTCGCCTCGACGGTGCTGGCGGTGATCGTGGAGGCGATCGGCGACATCGGCCCGTCGTTCGTCAACGGTCGACCCAACCCGAAGGGTTGGTCGCTGAACGTGCCGGAGCTGCCGAAGACGGTTGTGGACCTGCCCGACCTGTCGTTGCTCGGCAAGTTCAACGTGCTCGACTCGTGGGGTCGGGCCGGCTGGTTGGTCGTGCTGATGTTCGTCTTCACGCTGCTGATCACGGACTTCTTCGACACCATGGGCACGATGGTGGCCGTCGGCCAGGAGGGCGGCCTGCTCGACGAGAAGGGCACCCCGCCGCGGGCCGAGGAGATCCTGCTCGTCGACTCGATCGCCGCGGCGGCCGGTGGCGCGGCCAGCACGTCCAGTAACACGTCGTACATCGAGAGTGCCGCCGGTGTCGCGGAGGGCGCCCGGACCGGTGTGGCCAACCTGGTCACCGGCGTGCTCTTCCTGCTGGCGATGTTCCTGGCGCCGTTGGTGGTGATCGTGCCGTTCGAGGCGGCCTCGACGGCCCTGGTCGTCGTCGGTTTCCTGATGATGACCGCGGTGCGGACCATCGACTGGTCCGACTACGAGATCGCGATCCCGGCGTTCCTCACCATCGTGTTGATGCCGTTCACCTACTCGATCTCCAACGGGATCGGCGCCGGCCTGATCACCTTCGTGGTCGTCAAGCTGGCCAAGGGCAAGGCCCGCGAGATCCACCCGCTGCTGTACGGGGTGGCCGCGTTGTTCGTGCTGTACTTCCTGCGCGGGCCGATCGAGTCCCTGGTGCTCTGA
- a CDS encoding GNAT family N-acetyltransferase: MTEADRTGEAGETDLGRALRALRRRADLSQRELAEKSGVPQPTLARIESGRAVDPRFRTVERLVRAAGGELAVGVPATPVITDPTPVPHDDMRDDAGRRYPAHLDVWPVYEPRDWPGAWWAEWYRLPPERYPLPLPPAAYELNRRYRDNRRWGAEVRRAVQVRRLVGDLPAACWRYVAELPDGQSVGELRAHERSPHLERGEWHPGMAEREMVLDGVLVDPRYRRLGLGRRLVTALLTDMRAAGVEDAAALAEDAGIDLLLACGFEIEARRPAALRLGRTRRQSYG, from the coding sequence GTGACCGAGGCCGACCGCACGGGAGAAGCCGGCGAAACCGATCTCGGCCGGGCTCTGCGAGCTCTGCGCCGTCGCGCCGACCTCAGTCAGCGGGAGTTGGCCGAAAAGTCCGGAGTGCCGCAGCCGACGCTGGCTCGGATCGAGTCGGGGCGCGCGGTCGATCCCCGGTTCCGGACGGTGGAGCGTCTCGTCCGGGCGGCGGGTGGGGAGCTGGCCGTCGGTGTGCCGGCGACCCCCGTCATCACCGACCCGACCCCTGTTCCGCACGACGACATGCGGGACGATGCCGGGCGGCGCTACCCGGCTCACCTGGACGTCTGGCCGGTCTACGAGCCTCGGGACTGGCCGGGTGCCTGGTGGGCGGAGTGGTACCGGTTGCCGCCCGAGCGATACCCACTTCCGCTGCCACCGGCCGCGTACGAACTGAACCGGCGTTACCGGGACAACCGGCGGTGGGGCGCTGAGGTCCGTCGGGCGGTCCAGGTTCGCCGTCTCGTGGGCGATCTGCCGGCCGCCTGCTGGCGGTACGTCGCCGAGTTGCCCGACGGGCAGTCGGTCGGCGAACTGCGGGCGCATGAGCGGAGTCCCCACCTTGAGCGAGGGGAGTGGCACCCCGGTATGGCGGAGCGGGAGATGGTGCTCGACGGTGTGCTGGTCGATCCCCGGTACCGACGGCTGGGGCTCGGACGTCGGCTGGTCACGGCTCTGCTCACCGACATGCGCGCGGCGGGTGTCGAGGACGCCGCCGCGCTTGCCGAGGACGCCGGCATCGACCTACTGCTGGCCTGCGGCTTCGAGATCGAGGCCCGCCGGCCCGCCGCGCTACGGCTGGGCCGCACCCGACGGCAGAGCTACGGCTGA
- a CDS encoding MarR family transcriptional regulator: MMERTVTAERVPPAQLAPQLRDAITRLNRRVRQARPVGDLTVTQVSALTSLRLAGALTPRELADVERVQPPTMTKIVGKLEDRGLVRRTPHPTDGRQVILAATEGGQAVLDQFERARDEWLAHRLAALDEDERETLLRAAQLLQQLARA; this comes from the coding sequence GTGATGGAGCGGACGGTGACGGCGGAACGCGTGCCACCGGCGCAACTGGCTCCCCAGTTGCGTGATGCGATCACCCGACTCAACCGGCGGGTCCGCCAGGCCCGACCGGTCGGCGACCTCACGGTCACCCAGGTTTCCGCGCTCACCAGCCTGCGGCTGGCGGGCGCGCTGACGCCCCGGGAGCTGGCCGACGTGGAGCGGGTGCAGCCACCGACGATGACCAAGATCGTCGGGAAGTTGGAGGACCGCGGCCTCGTCCGGCGGACACCCCACCCGACCGACGGCCGGCAGGTCATCCTCGCGGCGACCGAAGGGGGGCAGGCCGTGCTCGACCAGTTCGAGCGGGCCCGCGACGAATGGCTGGCCCACCGGCTGGCCGCGCTCGACGAGGACGAACGGGAGACCCTGCTCAGGGCCGCCCAGCTTCTTCAGCAGCTCGCTCGCGCCTGA
- a CDS encoding MFS transporter has product MPSYSRSERSLLGRTVGTGIRAVRLLLRGSVGSGRWVTRRAGRARARGAGGEVGMVRLFDLHALSCAGDTLIAIGLAGTIFFNVPLGEARSKVALYLLVTMVPFAMLAPVVGPLLDHFRHGRRYALAATMLGRAFLAWLISDYIHGFGLYPAAFGVLALSRAYGVARSAAVPRLLPEGLGLSQVGARASVYGTVAGALVAPIGLAAFWFGPQWPLRVASVIFLVGMVISLRLPPKADSEPPERVPRPLRALGRNRGDRPLGRGRPAGRLVIATLVGAAMLRAVYGFLLLFLAFAIKKGDLTTVAFGRELGAEWALGVVGGALAVGTFLATAIGTRLRIHRPTAIQSSSMIIVAGVAVLAVIQFSLVMVALLCLVAALVSGIAKLAVDASIQERIPERLRASSFAHSETVLMLAFVAGGGLGLVPFNGRMGIAVAAGVGVLAAIRGVLVAARLRGEKLAGRPLGDDELTEDEPADEPADVAPTSPAPATSSQYDDPSLAPPGYHIYRPSSAVGGPGGGAEDETRRESPGSVS; this is encoded by the coding sequence ATGCCGTCGTACTCCCGCTCCGAGCGATCCCTCCTCGGGCGGACGGTCGGCACCGGCATCCGCGCCGTCCGCCTGCTGCTCCGCGGTTCGGTGGGCAGCGGCCGGTGGGTGACCCGCCGGGCCGGTCGGGCCCGGGCCCGGGGCGCCGGTGGCGAGGTCGGCATGGTCCGTCTGTTCGACCTGCACGCGCTCTCCTGCGCCGGCGACACCCTGATCGCCATCGGCCTGGCCGGGACGATCTTCTTCAACGTGCCGCTGGGCGAGGCCCGCAGCAAGGTCGCGCTCTACCTGCTGGTGACCATGGTGCCGTTCGCCATGCTCGCTCCCGTGGTCGGCCCGCTGCTGGACCACTTCCGGCACGGCCGGCGGTACGCGCTGGCCGCCACGATGCTGGGCCGCGCGTTCCTGGCCTGGTTGATCTCCGACTACATCCACGGGTTCGGGCTCTATCCGGCCGCGTTCGGGGTGCTTGCGCTGTCCCGGGCGTACGGCGTGGCCCGCTCCGCAGCCGTGCCCCGGTTGTTGCCGGAGGGCCTCGGTCTGTCCCAGGTGGGTGCCCGGGCCAGCGTCTACGGCACGGTCGCGGGCGCGCTCGTCGCGCCGATCGGGTTGGCCGCGTTCTGGTTCGGGCCGCAGTGGCCGCTGCGCGTCGCGTCGGTGATCTTCCTGGTCGGCATGGTGATCTCCCTGCGCCTGCCACCGAAGGCCGACTCGGAGCCGCCGGAGCGGGTGCCCCGGCCGCTGCGCGCGCTGGGCCGCAACCGGGGCGACCGGCCCCTCGGCCGGGGCCGTCCGGCCGGCCGGTTGGTGATCGCCACGCTGGTCGGGGCCGCGATGCTCCGCGCGGTGTACGGCTTCCTGCTGCTCTTCCTCGCCTTCGCGATCAAGAAGGGCGACCTGACCACCGTGGCGTTCGGCCGGGAGCTGGGCGCCGAGTGGGCGTTGGGTGTGGTCGGCGGCGCGCTCGCGGTCGGCACGTTCCTGGCCACCGCCATCGGCACCCGTCTGCGCATCCATCGGCCGACCGCCATCCAGTCCAGCAGCATGATCATCGTGGCGGGCGTGGCGGTCCTCGCCGTCATCCAGTTCTCGCTGGTGATGGTCGCCCTGCTCTGCCTGGTCGCGGCCCTGGTCAGCGGGATAGCGAAGCTGGCCGTGGACGCCTCGATCCAGGAGCGCATCCCGGAGCGGCTGCGGGCGAGTTCCTTCGCCCATTCGGAGACGGTGCTGATGCTCGCCTTCGTCGCCGGCGGAGGCTTGGGGCTGGTGCCGTTCAACGGTCGGATGGGCATCGCGGTGGCCGCCGGGGTCGGCGTCCTGGCGGCGATCAGGGGTGTGCTGGTGGCCGCCAGGTTGCGCGGCGAGAAGCTGGCCGGCCGACCGCTCGGTGACGACGAGCTGACCGAGGACGAACCGGCCGACGAGCCCGCCGATGTCGCGCCCACCTCGCCGGCCCCGGCGACCTCGTCGCAGTACGACGACCCGAGCCTGGCCCCTCCGGGCTACCACATCTACCGTCCGTCCTCGGCCGTCGGAGGCCCGGGTGGCGGGGCGGAGGACGAGACCCGCCGCGAATCCCCCGGCTCGGTCTCGTGA